A genome region from Aphelocoma coerulescens isolate FSJ_1873_10779 chromosome Z unlocalized genomic scaffold, UR_Acoe_1.0 ChrZ, whole genome shotgun sequence includes the following:
- the IDUA gene encoding alpha-L-iduronidase isoform X2 yields the protein MDRLWENKLIPGFELMGNPSGYFLDFEDKEHVVQWRNLITALARRYIDRYGLEHVAKWNFETWNEPDHHDFDNVSMTVKGFLNYYDACSEGLRAASPLLKFGGPGDSFHPLPKSPICWSLLCHCYNGTNFFTGETGVRLDYISLHRKGGGNSLYILQQEVEAVQQIQKLFPSFSSVAIYNDEADPMVGWSIPQLWRADVTYAAMVVKVIIQHQNLLISKANNTINYSLLSNDNAFLSYYPHYFTQRTLTARFQMNNTKPPHVQMVRKPVLTAMGLLALLGEEQILAEVKISGDESAQNSTVGVLASVHTPSETQPSDSWQATVLMYSSEDNRTSSNISTVTVNATHFPKLRGLVYVTYYMDNNQTNPYLKWKNLGSPDFPSPEQFQQIRDAEDPLATGPFPFPEGGILTLKQDLPIPSVFLIHICARPRSAPDQVTGVRLIPLTKGQVIVLWDDDCVNSKCIKTFEVEFSPDGKTYQRINAKDTIFTLWVYSPGSSVSGFYRVRAIDYWGKAGLSSLPVGYVEAFK from the exons ATGGATCGCCTGTGGGAAAATAAGCTGATTCCAG GATTTGAACTGATGGGGAATCCATCAGGATACTTTTTAGATTTTGAAGATAAAGAACATGTAGTACAGTGGAGAAACTTAATTACGGCTCTGGCCAGGAGATACATAg ATAGGTATGGATTGGAGCATGTTGCTAAGTGGAATTTTGAAACATGGAATGAACCAGACCACCACGACTTTGACAATGTGTCTATGACAGTAAAAG GGTTTCTCAACTATTATGATGCTTGCTCAGAAGGATTAAGAGCAGCCAGTCCTCTTCTAAAATTTGGAGGACCTGGGGATTCCTTCCATCCCTTACCCAAGTCACCCATATGCTGGAGTCTTCTGTGTCATTGCTACAATGGGACCAACTTCTTCACAGGGGAGACTGGTGTAAGGCTGGATTACATCTCTCTCCATAGGAAG GGAGGTGGGAATTCTCTCTACATCTTGCAACAAGAAGTGGAAGCAGTTCAACAAATTCAGAAGCTGTTTCCGAGTTTTTCTTCAGTTGCCATATACAATGATGAAGCAGATCCAATGGTTGGATGGTCCATTCCACAGCTCTGGAGAGCTGATGTGACCTATGCAGCTATGGTTGTAAAG GTAATCATCCAGCACCAAAACCTGCTCATTTCCAAAGCCAACAACACCATCAACTACTCGTTGCTGAGTAATGACAATGCCTTCTTGAGCTACTACCCCCATTATTTCACACAGCGGACTCTGACAGCACGTTTCCAGATGAACAATACAAAACCGCCTCATGTCCAGATGGTGCGGAAACCGGTGCTGACTGCTATGGGCTTGCTGGCACTGCTAG gagAAGAGCAGATTTTAGCGGAAGTGAAGATCAGTGGAGATGAAAGTGCTCAAAACAGCACAGTTGGCGTGCTGGCATCTGTGCACACCCCAAGTGAGACACAGCCCTCAGACAGCTGGCAGGCTACTGTACTGATGTATTCAAGTGAGGATAACAGGACTTCATCCAACATCAGCACTGTCACAGTGAATGCCACCCACTTCCCCAAACTTAGAG GGCTGGTGTATGTGACATATTACATGGATAACAACCAAACCAATCCCTATCTGAAGTGGAAAAACCTAGGAAGCCCTGACTTTCCTTCTCCAGAACAGTTCCAGCAAATAAGGGATGCTGAG GACCCACTGGCAACAGGcccattcccatttcctgaAGGTGGCATCCTGACACTGAAGCAAGATCTTCCCATTCCCTCAGTCTTTCTTATCCACATCTGTGCACGACCCAGATCAGCTCCTGATCAA GTGACTGGTGTTCGTTTGATCCCTCTCACAAAGGGGCAGGTCATTGTGCTGTGGGATGACGATTGTGTAAATTCAAA ATGTATAAAGACCTTTGAAGTGGAATTCTCACCAGATGGAAAAACGTACCAGCGGATTAATGCCAAAGACACAATATTCACTCTCTGGGTCTACAGTCCAG